Genomic DNA from Bemisia tabaci chromosome 2, PGI_BMITA_v3:
TGTGTTCTATTGTCTTTTTCTTGGCAATCTCTCCAATGGAATCCTCGATGAAATCTCATTGGTTCCAATAGAGTTACGCAGTTTTTGACATCAGTCATTTACATCTTCCTGATAGCAGTCAAGAATggagaaattttgataaatattcCTCTCTCCAAATTCCAGAGTAAAAATGaagataacattttttttcatctttaggtgaaacagttttttgttGGATTGAAAGCTAAGAATTGCACCGCTACTGCTTTATTGCGCTTTAATGATAACCTCTTTGGTTTTTACTTTATCAGTTTATCAATTGttttcagttgaaattttgctcaaagCCACTGGTAACGCTCCAATAGTGAAGAAAAAGAAGTGGTTAGTAGAACAGGACAGAACAATTGGCTCGGTATTAAATTTTTTCCGGCGATATCTGAAACTAGATCCAGCTGAGAGCCTTGTAAGTAATAAAATTTATCATTGAGTTTATTTACAAGTTGATTCTAGGTGGCAGTTCATTTTGAGTCTCATCTTTCATAAACTTACTTAGTGATGTGTGTGCTACTCATAAACAGAGCTGAATTCTTAGTTACTATGTAAAGGGTACTAGGGCTTTTATAGCGAAGTGTATTGAGGCGCATCATATCGTCATTGTGACTGTAGTGTGCTACATAACCCAAAAGAATTATGCTTCCAAAGTTATATGTCAAtgaaaaaatggtaattttctTCATTCTAAGTGAGTGATAGAGGGGATGGCATTCTTCTGGTTGTCTCTTTAAGAGCACCGCGCAGGAACTCGGCTCATTAAGAGACAATTCAGATGTCTACTTCACACAGTAGAATGTATCTTGATTGGTTACATAAATTTTCCATATAAGTCAGCCACCCTGTATTGTTTTCTTGGAAATGAGATGTGTGATCTGAATTTACAATGGAGATCTTGTATGCATCAGAGATTTGCGATTGAATTCCTTAtctctatgtaaaattttgcaagaaacatgCTAGTACCACTTGTTTTCTCTAAAAccaactccgaagctcaaaaaaagctttccaAGTTGAGGTTCTAATGGAGGGTTACCTTCATGCTACGTCAAGAGTCCATCTCTATATTAAGTCAAACTCTCTATGTGCAGATAGGGAGCATCCACGTTAGCAGGATCGCTGTTTTCCAGCTTTTGAGTCCCCagacaaagtggcaaccctgctaatgtatttgctccctatctgtgcacaAAGAGTTAGACTGAATATAGTCAATGTAGCGTGGGGGATCCCCTCTATGACAGCCTAAACTTTaacagcttttttgagcttgggagttggtttgagagaaaaccagtagcaacATCAAGTTtctggcaaaattttaaataggaTGAAGTCCTGAAATCGCAATTctctgacacatgcaagagctccattttttGAAACACATCAATGCCAGTTCAAGAAATGCCTGTATTCGATTGAAATAAGTAGTAATTATGAATCTCAACAAGTTtttgatcagggtgtctacaagtccggaatttccgcaaagtcaggaaatagtactgaatttttaagaGCGGTTCGGAAggactgaaaaagtgcggaaattccgcaaaaaggttcagaattttgggcgcttctgggtaccagatgcgccctttccaaccgttcgactcccccgatgtaacatgtactatactacatgcccttttgccttatgggtaatgacgccattctggtacacccgggaaaatttgatttttttctgcatctggtactcgtaaaagttttcgtgaagtgttttgcttttaagcataacaatctcgcacggacgtattacctggttaaagtattttagggcctccttatgctttaaatacttatatccgaggcagtactttcagatcgatttgaaaatattacgaacagtcacgtgatctcttcattttagtgacgtattactgtgctactttgtgattggttcattttcttggcgcagcatcgacacgtcagctgtttgcggcattgagcggaaggtttaaggttatgtcatggaccaagagaatgaataaggacccccaactccagttagcggagacattagcgctgcctgcgttcacgccgtgaatatggatgggtccagccagcgccgatgtcaccgccggccggccggtccctctcttccccgcgacccgcgcttcccctccccattgctgaactcctcttcacgcggccccgctcccccgcgacctgcgcgccctacctcgcggcgtcgcgacgccgctgtccgctagattgcgttgacgcaccagctttagaggttccgccgctctttcccgtcgtctgatttacagtgaatcctttatgtttccattcgcCACCgactaaaattcatcacaaagtgcttgtggaaagtttcaggtcttcgcggtcgatctgaagttttgaagggttttgcggttaaagaatcccactttaaattccagcttcgtcagtcttcgggtacataagttggtagtaatatgctttgacaaagaagcgcccttcaacgcttgggcgttggaactgcttgtttttcatttttttgtcatttttgtcacagtcagagcaagaaattcaaatttttgaaaattttagaattttgccaaatggaggtactgaaaaattactgaatttttctgttgaagaggtactgaatttttggaaatgtactgaaaaagtacttatttttggccagccgattttagtagacaccctgttgatgGTTGTAAGAAGTACCGCAGATTTTTTACGCatcaaatttcagcaaaaatatttgaatgttattttccttctttccaGTTCTTGTATGTCAATCAATCTTTTGCTCCTGCTCCGGACCAGATCATTCAAAACCTCTATGACTGCTTCGGATCAGATGGAAAACTAGTCTTGCATTATTGTAAAACTCAAGCCTGGGGGTAATGTCACAACTCATTATTTTTTACTCTCTAATATATTCCTTCTGTGAAGGGTTACTATCTCTCAGCATGAAGAACAGTACAAGGAGAGATCCCCTAACATTCTGATTTTTGGTACAAGTATGGTACATTGTGATAAATTCTCTATTGAAGGGGAGTGAAATCTgtgaaaatctaaattttcaagatttcatttcTCAAACTTCTAGCGTGGGCCGATTGATTGGTTTGCTTcttctgtaaaaaatattgaaagcaaCTGCTAATAGACTATCTGTAAGTATACGTCAGCTCAgaagtgaaattttctgctgtttcAGGGTGTGAATTATTAACTGAAAATACTGTACAAATTTTTATTGATCGCTCTTAAATATGTTTAAAAGTTACATTTTACGTGATTTGCTTGTTAATAAACCTATGTTTTCAATGAAAGAATTCTGTGATCTTTTAGTTCTACTTATTTGAGAATCAAAATTCATCGCATTGAAGCAGCTTTTGTATTAAAGTGTTTCTTACACAAGAGCTCTGCTGTTCTCTTTTTTAAAACGTCAGTAGTAGTTTTGAAAAGCAGGTGGGCCTAAACTTACAATATTCAGGCAAATCAAGGTAATCATTCTGTCTGTTTGGTTACATGTTAACTTCAAACTATTACgctttttcttctaattttattGGTTCTTTAAGTAATCCTAATGAATCACTATACACTGCTAATTCTGTTTTTTCAAccatattaaatgaaaaaaatttaaaatcaggaGAAGCCTGAAGCTTACTCCTGATTGGAGCATAGTTAGATACTTCGTTGTTTAACTAAAAGGAGCTAACTTTTTTGGTGCATTGAGACTGCCTatctacaattggacgtatttctaccaaacggaactatatgcattaagatatgagccctgaggcccataagaatatatgcataacagggctcacgtcataatgcacataagtccgtctggcagaaatacgtccaattgataccTCTTGACAGAAATGAGTTTTTACAAATGTGTCCACTTACGGACAATGCGTTTATCGTATTGTTAGATGAGTAGCTCTCATTGCTGTCGGAAAGGAAATTCTACCGGTGATTTCTTAGAATcagtttgacaaaaaaatttcagaggaacgcttttcctcattttgcctatgttcctgaaaattacaaCCTTAGATAAATTGCTCCACCGTTTAAGCATGTGGTGAATTGTGAAAGTAGTTTACCTTTAAAATTGTTCTTGAAGATACCTTTCAAAAACTGGCCACATCCCAAGAGAGCTTTTAGGTTCATTTCATCTTCAGTGCAAGGTTACCTTATATTTTTACTATAAGCCTGTTCTTTTTCCGAGAAGAATCATGAGACATTGCACTGCATCCAATATGAATGCCCAAAATCAGCTGAATAGCATATGTTTGAATACACAGTAAATCAACATCGTCACGTGTGTTCCAAGCTGATTTAAAGTCATATTCGGCAGGAAATCAGATGAGATCAaagttcttgaattttttttaatcttttgtaGTGTAAAGAGTCAATCGATACAACTTCCAGGCTCTCAAGGGTCCTTGAGCTTTCAAGGGCATACGAGGTCCAAGAGTAGTTTTGATTCTGTTTGGAGTCGAGTTACAGCCAGGTGAGCTTTTAGCTCCAGCTCCAGTTTAAAATCCAGTTCCAAATCCAGCCCCAGCTCCACCTCCAGCTAGGATGGAAGAATTATGTGAATGagttgataataataataatcatatTAAAGGACCTCCTTGAAAATTGGCCGTTTCTGACCTGAGCCTGatccttgaaatatttttaggaATGATAAAAAATCACCTTTTGggtctaaatttttgaaatatgttAATAGTAAGGGGAGGAAATGAGGGTCGAAGCCGAAAGCCCAAAACAATGTCTTTTCTCGATGGTTTGTCGTAGAAAAATGATCTACATACTTAAGATCTGTTAAATCTCAGTTAATATCAGTACAGTAGTCATCAGTCAGAATCACTCTGTTTTAACTAAACTCACTTTGCCGTACGCACTTGTTGTGCCTCTAATTTTTAATCTCTTCGATATTGGGCTGTAGCGTTTGATGGATGgctggaggaagaaaaaaattaaattcctctTTAAGTACAAATAGACTGTCCAGGCTTGAAAACAAGTCCAAGTTTATGGTGGACGTAAAATAATTTGGTCGAGAGCTATAATTTCTCAAAGTTGGTGCAACAAGTGAATCTGGTTCTCTTTCAGCCTGAATATCTTCAGGGCCACCTCATCAACTGTAGGCTGCAAGCTAGTGCATTGTTTTACTTCTGTATATTATTTCTGAAGGAAATAATTTGACAAGgattaaaaattgagttgtaTGCATGTAGTGTATAAAGGAGTGAAGGCTTACATTTAAGGCTACTCTAAAAAAACATCATATTCATTCAAGAGTTTGTGTAGAAGAATGATTTTTGGTGAGTTAGTGACTTCACTAGCTATTGATTTTGCTGAGCATGATGAgggaattttcaataaaatctacTAGAACATCTTTCTAGGGGAAGCTATCAGGGActtaatgtttttttattttaaaccctCTCCATCATAATCATTCAATTCAGTGATTTTGGGCATTGTACtcttaaaagaaaattctgtatcagtcctaaaaattttccaaagatCAGACTTAAATCAGGAATAGCTAGTCAtgaattaggtttttttttaatttatcagcCACGGTCAATAAGTGGTGTATAAACACTTAAAAAGTTTTACACGCTTTATCACTGCTCATGCATTAGCTTATCACATTTCCATGCAATTTTCAGAATGCGCAGTGTTTCTCACTCTACTGTCTATGGCTACTTGTGCTACGCTTTGTAGACTGGTACAGACTTTACAAGTACAGGTTTCATTATATCCATAGTTGAAAATCTGCAATGGTCTTGAATTCTTAAACTGATATGTTCTTTCTACAGGaaatttaaggagaaaaattatctcCACTTCAAAAAAATCTTCAAGCACTTTCTAAGCTTTGTAAAGCTTtggaaatgtttaaaatatGGATTTGTTGTGATGAGAAAACGTCAAATTTCAGTTTGATAGATATGCTGTGATATTAAGCTGTCCAGTAACTTCTGCTTTCTTCGCAAATGAATGTAAAAAACTCTTTGAAGGGAAACATAGGTATTCGATGCCGGAtaaatttcatcattatttGATATGATGCTCTTCATTCCCCCCTAGCACAATGGTTTGAAATATCGACTTCCTGTGTGccaattttgaggaaatacgggctgaaaaaggaattttttggcATCTTTATGTACATTTGCCCACAAAGATGTGGCACCGCCATTGTTTTGGATAGGTGCAATCTTTTGTTTTGAGGTAATGGATGCGGCGTTTGCCTTATCTTTTCAGCTGGTGCGCTGCTAGGAATTTGAAACTTTCCTCAGTCCCAAACATTTCCTGCACATAATGCATATAAAAATACCAAGAAGTTAACTTTTTAGCCCTGCTATCCTCAAAATTACCTACCGCATGGTAAGATTAACTTTAAACAGTCATAAGGAGGTCGTAATGCACATAATATGCAATAATGACAAAATTTACTCGTCGCCGCATCTTATGGCTTTCTTTGCAGGGTCCTTTAATGAGTTGGCcaaaaatatcatatttttctgGCCATTAATCATGCACCAAGTGTTTTGCATTAGTCTTCATGGCAATGTTTGAGAAAATCTTCTCTCTCGCTAAAGTTGTATTTTTACACTTGAAACAAGCTCTGCAAGCTGTTTTGACACCAAAAGAAATGTAAACATGGCACTTAGAGGACAGACCAATGGTGTAAAcatgctgaaagtaaacaaaaaacacgcaatttggaaCTCAGGACACGGTCAAAATGTTTGTGCCATTCACCAAACCTAGATTGTGGTGAGCAAactttttttatcataaaattagTTTATAAACGACTCCTTTTGTGCCAAAATGAATGTACGTAAAAAAGGTGTGAGTTAAGCTCCGGGTACCAATCTATTATATCTCATTATTTTAGGTGGAGGTAAGCAAAATCTAAAACTTGTTTTCCTCCAAAAGTGTTcctaattttataaaaattagaagaatGCCAGGGATTTCAATTCTTCACCTTCTTCTTGAATTGAAtgaatggggaaaaaaaaaaaaaaaaaaaaaaaaaaaaccatgcagGTATCCCATTGATCGATGCAACAGAAAACAGTAAAAACAGGCCAAAAACTAAAATACAAGTGCAGtaacaataattgaaaaatgttgtctttatttgtaaaatttagtaacaataaaaaaatagacaGGTAACTTTAGCTTATAAAATATCACTAGCCTTCTTGGTTTCGCTCAGTGCTTCTGTTGACAAGTTAAGAGCCGTTCTACCTTTTTATAAAAGTCAGAGAACGAGAACAAGAAAACTTTGCCCTAACCTGAGTCATTTTCGGTATGCATTCAATAAATATTCTTAAGATTTCTGTACAATCTACTAAATTTATTATCTATTTTTTATAACACAAGGTTCTGTATACAAAAATAGCCTGCAATTTTGAGGACATACTCTCGAATGAATGCATTCCTTCACTGCATTTACTCTCTCCGCAACCATACCTAATGTATGATAGGAACAGTATTTAAACATAGTGCACGCCTGAGAGCCCAGCAGCCCAAAAaccattcatttttattattgcCCAATTTTCTCAAGTGAATACTTCTCCACTTCAAGCATAGAAGGGTTAAGGATCAGTTGACAAATACATTGCTGAAGGAATTGGCATTCAAATAAAATGCATCATTGGTCtcgtatgtatttttttttatagaattaaAAACCTACATTTTTTAAACTATTATTACATCTTACAAGGACAAGTATCACCCTTTTTACAACATGCATAACGTACTGTATCACAAATTCCATGAGATACAGAAAAATAACGCGACATGCTTTTTTGATCTCTAACATGTAACAAAGTACTAGTTTTGGGTCCCAAGTTCTGATAAATGTTATTAACTCAAAAGAAATGTCATTATGTCAACTTATAATTAAGCTGCTTTTCTTTCCTTACCAGCGGTCTGAGTTTTTAGTTTCACAGAAATGTAGTGAATAGGTATGCTAATAAATTCTGTTTGGTTTTGGAGGCTGTAAAAATGTTAATTCAGTCTAAAAAATACCTAAATAATAGTCGGCCTCATATCCAGCAACTATCTCTGAATAAGTGGATATGAATTTCTGCGGAAGTTGGGATTTGTTTCCTGGACGTAATCCGCGGAAACATAAAATCTCTTTTGAACCATTTTTCGAGGCCTGAAGTCAGTCATGCAGTAATGGAGCTCTGTTCACtaaatacagtaaaaaaaacCAGAGAGGATAAAGAGAATTTACGATGCAATTGATAGAGAGCGAGCTCCAGCTGACGGTGTTGCAACGTAGAAAATAGGTGTTCGTGAGTATTTATCGCTAATGTGATTGACAACGTTGTGAACCTTGTCCTTAGCCACAAGTGTAACTGTGCAACCTCCAAAGCCTCCGCCTGTCATCCGAGATCCAAGCACTCCCTCAACCTCACTAGCCAGTTGGACTAGTTCATTTAATTCAGAACATGTTACTTCGTAATCCTCCCTGAAAAATcaatataaatttattttaacttGTAAGCTTTATTACTTATTCTTACTGCGTTCGAAAACtttcaattgttttttaaacaaaaaaaaattgcatttacacCCTCTCTATTTAAAGCCATAGCTAAGGGTTGCACACTGCAAGGGATGGAAGTTTTATCCCCAGTTTTCACATTTAACGCCAAAAAGAAATGCTAATTTTGAGCCCGGTATATTTAAAAAGCATTTTCATTTATGAACAGGCATATCTCAGAAAATATAGAGGTAGCATACGAAGAAGAAAGAAGGTGTTGTCTTTTTCTGCAAGGGTGGTGAATCTGGTGCAGTGCCGAAGCAGCAGCTTgcataaaatttgcaaaatatcATTTTAAGCAGGAAAGCATAATCTGTAACGTAGGTACCTacaaaaaggagaagaaaaaaaacagattttcaCCTCCTGtgtacttcaaaattttccaggaatCCCGCATGAGGTAAATTTTGTAAACGAGTCGATATAAAAAGTAAATAGACAAATAGCATGAAATTGCCAGTAGAGCGACGgtttgaacaaaattttaaaagaatcagGCTTAAGCATTCTCAAAGTATTTTTACTGGACCTATAAAATGAACCAACTCCTTACCTGAGGGATTTGTGGCTCTCATACATTAACCTTCCGAAGTCCTCTAAATGCCCTGCCTCTAATGCTTTTGCTGCCTTTTTGGTTCTTTCTATTTCTGTAACAACGTGACGAGCTCTTCGGTAGATCTCATCTTGTAGCAGTCCCTTTTTGTTGGCCTCTGTCAAAAAATGTCATGgttattaaaattgttttttgtttgttaccTATGGTAATTCCAGTCTGGAAATATAGTTTTACAATTATTACACCATTATTGAATAATATTGTATTGAACAAAATCTAATTTTTGGAACTGggcataaaatattttaattcaaaGCCATTTTGAAAACTAACTAATACGCCTTTAAAACGCATAAATCTAATATGTTTGTGGAAAGAAACTTTTAATCACTTCTGAAGATTGTAATGAGTTCAAGTTAAAAATTGGAACCAAaccaaaatgttgaaaattaaagaagagaCTACGAACAGCTACACTTATACCCACAATATACCAAGCTATGAGTTTCTTTGGTGTGAtgaatttcaactttcaagaagaaaaaagtcccttcccctccctcaggcagtaatttttcagtaagaATATGGTTTGCCATGTCACCTTCTATATCATTAAGCGTTGCGTCCCTGAGTTTCTTCTTGTTCAAAACTTGAGCTGCTTCGGCACATTGCTTCACTCTGGCTGCAAATTCACTACTTCCTAGTTCATGGCGAACATTGGAATTTGTAATGAGGAAAACATGTTCTTTGCTTCTGATTGGTACTGATTGAGCTGTATTTGTCCTGAAAATATTTGAGAAAGATTGAAGTTTTCAGCAAAATCCCCTACATAAAATCACAGTAAAACATTATTGAAGGCAAAATGCTCTCGACCTGCTGCCCGTTTTACCTAATCGTATTTTAAGGAATAGTATGTGTCTTAAACGGAACGTTTCGGAATTTCAGAGCATCTTTAAtttgttgtttaaaaaaataaatgaatacgaAACTCCCTGTGAATATATTCGGAGAGATTAAGAAAATCTGCAGACAACTTTAAGAATATCTGTGGTTTATTTTTCTAGCTTCTGCTTCTTGTTTTCATTTAGTTTTCAATGGACTCTTTATTCGAATATTTTTGTCTGTACTCTGCATGATTCGTTCCTTCAATTTTACCCGTCCACTCTTCAAACTTATTATCTCTCCTCTGTctctacagtttctttcaaatCTAATGCTGTATCATCGTTTCTAATCTCGCCAAACGTAGGTAGTGCGGCTGTCGGTCGGCGCGACacgcatactagcgcctacaagagtggaGGAATACTTCCTGCATTGCGCCTAACGTAGCGCGGTCGCCAGTCGGCGCGGGAAGTatgctagcgcctacaagactgtaggaatacttcacgcattgcgccaaacacagtgcgatcgtTGCACACTGGAGAAAGCAGCCGATCTAGCGCAGCAAAAATCGTGACGCTCGTGGAGTTCACTGCATCTCATTAGTTTTTCACACTTAATCGATCATGAGATCTGAACACTAAAGAAGCATAACGCGCCGATTTTTTGCATATCAAGACTGCTATCATGGATAAATTTTTACCTGCAGTCTATTAAAAGGGCAGCACCCTCATTACCCATGACAGATATGAATTGATCCATAATGCCACAAGGCATTCCTACAAAGTTTCGCTCTGCTGCTTGACAGGATAGTGCCTTTTGTACTAAACTGAAAGAAATGGAAACATAGGTAttactaatttatttttatctcttgGAAGACATCAGGCACCTATATAATAGACGTATGTACTTACACTTTAACAGTCCGGACTAAGGAATGGAAAATATTTAGACCAGCACCAAAGAATGGaagtaaaacaaaatttgaaaacatttatttcctcctagtgttcaaaaattaaaaaaaaaaaaaaaaaaaaaaaaaaaaacagtaaaatatgAAGTACAATAGCATCGTACTCTTTATGAATGGCTGACTTTTCATGTTTGTAATATAGTTAGGTATCATGAAAAATTTcctaaggtaaaaaaaattggacctcGAGAGCCTCCTCGGTAGAACCGTCTATagattgaggggcttggaggacaaggcgcataaatgcagtttttgctatttcgaggagtacgagtttgaattttcaaaattccatgaaTTCCTGTGACGGAAAGAATGCTCAAAgcgactttttgatgcttaaaaattggagtttgGGACACAGTATATTCATtcagactagtttcacttgaaatcattcgACACTCTATGAAGTTGATAAGAGTGAAaaaaacaaggtggaaaaacgggaagcaaggctaaaaatacttaattaatAAAACCAGAGACGTtattcgactcaaaactgagtcattttcagtcggaaacaatacaatttttaaaaaaaaaaaaaaaacaacaacaacaacaatttactctttttctcggatcccggccaccaccatgcagggctcaggttttttattcgtttttttttaaaatttttattgtttccgaccgaaaatgactcagttttgagtcgaaacgtctatcgggttttattaattgtgtatttttatccttgtttcccgtttttccaccttgttttttccactgttatcatcgtctcgggctgctcttaaaaagaAGTTGATAAGCAGAGGAGCCTACCTTTTGGTGCGTTGCTTTGTTAATTCTTCCAGGAATGTGTATGTTGCTACTTCCAATGCTGCACTGCTTGAAAGTCCACCACCCATCGGTACGTCAGAGATAATCAGGGCATCAAATCCTGGAATATCCCCTGAAAGTACGAAGTTTGAAACTCAGTAATGCTGAAACCTTTGCCCGTTGTTTGTCTCCggtatttttagatttttgttgGATAGGTATCCATGTATGGTCAATAATGGTCTCGAAATGTCTGTTTATGCAAGGACATTTTTCTTTCGTAGGTACCGGATATTGCACTCAGCACCCATCGAAATGTCCGCATCACCGACATTTCTAAtcttcttgggggggggggggggatccggGGGTGTACGAGCATATCACTGAAGAAAGAAGTTCGGTCATATGAGCCGAACGTTTAGTGTTCCATATTACACTACGGACTATTCGGCTTGTCCAATCGAATTCTTGGTTTGTCCAACCGGATTCTCGGGTTGTCTAACCAGATTCTcgatttccctggtaaaaattggcgataggagctgcgtttcaaaataccctaggagttcttatagccgactgaagaaggcgata
This window encodes:
- the Atg12 gene encoding autophagy protein 12-like — protein: MGDAEDNAGDLAEDVGELSLSEKSEAASKKSKIEILLKATGNAPIVKKKKWLVEQDRTIGSVLNFFRRYLKLDPAESLFLYVNQSFAPAPDQIIQNLYDCFGSDGKLVLHYCKTQAWG
- the LOC109033663 gene encoding galactokinase; amino-acid sequence: MPDPKRTIPVEKLLEQGCDAFENEFKTKPEVAACAPGRVNLIGEHLDYNDGFVLPMALPMVTIVVGRKNNSKTIRIITLESDSDKPSRTEFPIPSVKALEPTDDPPKWANYVKGTLKNFEGDIPGFDALIISDVPMGGGLSSSAALEVATYTFLEELTKQRTKSLVQKALSCQAAERNFVGMPCGIMDQFISVMGNEGAALLIDCRTNTAQSVPIRSKEHVFLITNSNVRHELGSSEFAARVKQCAEAAQVLNKKKLRDATLNDIEEANKKGLLQDEIYRRARHVVTEIERTKKAAKALEAGHLEDFGRLMYESHKSLREDYEVTCSELNELVQLASEVEGVLGSRMTGGGFGGCTVTLVAKDKVHNVVNHISDKYSRTPIFYVATPSAGARSLSIASWRWSWGWIWNWILNWSWS